The Oreochromis aureus strain Israel breed Guangdong linkage group 16, ZZ_aureus, whole genome shotgun sequence genome includes the window TTTATTCACTTTAAAAATTCACTTCCTCTTTAATTTCTTGCCATCCATTAAAAGCATGAGGGCTCCTTGTGCAATATCACTGCAGCAGTTACGCTTATCAAAGAACATTTCGGAATTGAAtgtaaacattaaataaaaagaaactaaacaaAAGATAAAGTGTGTACAAGGTCATTGATGGAtctaatacttaaaaaaaattcaatgtgTTAATCAGAATTCTGATCCAAAGTGCTGCAAGGTCCAGCCAATAACTATAACTAACATAAATTAcattacttcttcttcttttttactttttttttttttttttttacaggcaCAGGAAGTAACAAAATTCCAACTTCAGGTTCAACTTCATATCTGACACCAcagtctgaaaaaaataatacttcCAAAACTAATCAtatgaaatcattaaaagcatgTACAAAAGCATGGGATATATTTTTCTAAGCTTTCGGTTGGAGAGAGACGTTTATTCTGCTCAATGCAAGAATTAACAACGACAAACCAAGAAACACATATCAGAGAGGATCCGTTTCACATTTAACAGCTGATTATCAGAGTATTGCCTGGTTGTTTCATGGTGTGTCAAGTCAAGGTTAAGATCCAGCCTGCTGGACCTGTACGCTCATCAGTCCTCACTTTGTCCTTCAGCAAGGAGTAGTGCTTATATTCATGATAACTGTCACTCTCACTCCTACACAGCGATACCCTGTGCACCTCTCAAATTTCAGCTTATTTGGGTTCAGTAGCAGCCATCTTTCCAGCTGCCGTCCCTCAGGGCACTCAGAGCAGCCAGGCTCTTTGGAGGAGTAAGCAAACTGCAGATAGaaaaaaacccagtattatACAAGCATATAAATTAatcaaagttaaataaaaagatCCATCATCCCACAAAGAATCTTGTCTGTTTCCTTTAAAAGTTTCAGGAATCAGACCTGTGTCTCCAGTGTGGCAGGTGAGAATTCTACCATTGAACCACCAATGCCACACCCAAAGATTGCTACAATGCCACTCACACTCACAATGCACTAATAGTCTGACCAGGTTTGCCATCATATACTTCAATTGATTAACCAATTCATGGCTCAGAAAATTATTCTTTTACTGTCATCAGAGGATGAATTTTACCACCTCTGGTGATCCCCTGAGATAACCTTATCTTCAGGTCTAAATTTGAAATTATCAAGTGCCTTTTTGCACATGCTCCTCAGTACTCATGTTGGTGTAGTTCCCCTTTAAACCCAAAGGAGTTAGCATATGTGTGCTTACCTGCGCGTGGGTTGGGTGATTTTACTGGGACGTGGAACGCCACTTGTTCCTATGAAGGAGGCTGGCCGAGGGAGGGAACTGCGGGGGACAGCTGACTGGTTGGCGCTGGTGGGTTTGAGGGCCTGTGGCAGCAAACtaatgctgctgctgggtttgAGGGGTTGAGGCAGCGCGGCACTGCTGGAGATGGAGTTCAGACTGGCAGAGGTGGAcagagaggtggaggtgggTCCCTGCTGGACTGTGGGGCTTACGTAGGCTGTGGCTTTTAGAGTGTGTCGCGCCGTTGTAGGGAAACTCCCGACACTCTGGACTCGCTGACTGAGCTGGCCTGGGGAAGGAACTGAAGGAATATTATGAAGCACAAGTGTCATACTGCAATTCCTAGATTTTAAGTTGTCATCATTCAGCTGAGCgttaacagatttttttccctttctttgatcattcacacacataaaaacaggcGTCTTACTGGAGGACTGGAGTCGTGCAAGCCCACTCGATGAGTCAAAGCTCTGGCTGTTCCGGAGGGAGGGCATCGTTGGCAAAGAGGAGGGACCGTGGGAGGGTGGGTTGACAGGGGAAGCCAGGCATGGAATGCTGGGGACACTAGGCATGCTGGGAGCTCGGATCAGGTTGGGCATGCTTCTTCGCAGCTTGTCTATGCAACAACATCAACAAAGCTGATCAGGTATTGCAGGTGCCCAGTTggcttttttttagcttttcaaaGTTTTAGGAAAGTATGAAAGTAAGCGCTCTCAGCAAAGATATAATGCATAGTATACTCCCCTGTAGAACCACATCTTAGTTTGACACTTTAAATTTAAGAAGAATGACACGTCATATCCATTAATGAATGGATATTTTCATGTGGTCCACTCAAAAtgttgcattatttttttaaccattctGACTTAATTTAACTTAGGACTTTAAAGAGGGGGAAAAGTCTAATACTTGCTCCTCAAAGTAACAGCAGTATCTGTCTTAGACTAAAACAATCAGTCAGTCATGCAGTTATCTCTATAGACTGATATCTGCATATAAAGACACCTAATCTGCAGAGAAGGACCAAGTGTAATTTAAtagttttctgtttcttttagtCTAATTACATCTGAGCGGGCCTTGGTtgcatgcaggtaaacagtGTGTGAAGAGCAAAATGATTGGATTTGCTGAAACGCAATCTTAAAACACTTAGCTATCACCTGATTAACATTTATCAGCGTTTAAAATCTCTTCAGCGTTTATAAAGATTGACATGCTGATAGAACAAAAGTCCAAAGATAGTGACTGTTCCCTGAGTTTTTAACAGTCATCTATCAGATATGTTCCCAGATCAGATCGGGTCACTCACCTGTGCTATTCGTGTAtgctgtttgtgtctctgtgatCAGGCTAGAGGGTCCAGAGTACTGGGAGTGTCCACTGAGTGAAAACTGATGGGTGGTCGAGCTGCGTCTGCAGTCTCTGAAACTGGAGAAGGTGTGAGAGTGGGGCAGGCTGCCCCGCTGCATAGAGCCTGTGCGGAACAGTCGAGGTTGGGGAGGTGGGAGCTGGTCGTAACCCTcatcctcctcgtcctcctcctcgAGATCCATCTGACTGCGCCTGAGGGTGTGCAAGGAGAAGCTGGAGCTGCGACGGCTGGCCGTAGCTGTGGCTGTGGCTGAGGTAGAGGCGTAGTCTTGTCGGAGGCCTACAGGGGCGACAAATCAATGCATTTTTTCCGAGGAAAGCACGAACCCTGCGTGGTATAGGATACATTTCCTTCTGGAGGCGCCGCTCATCCATTATTCACTTACTGAATCGGCAGACCAGACTGATATAGGGAAGTTTATTCTGAAATGTCCTGCATAATTTAATGGCACACAAGCGCATCAAGATATCACTTCCTTTCAACTTCATAAAGGTCAAACATTTATGTTACTGTCAGCCATTTATTGGCAATGTTGCACAGTAATCTTTTCCAGTCTCTCCACAAGGCAGTGCATTACTGTTTACAACCAGAGTGGGtgccaaacaaacacaaaaattatGGTTGTCATGAAGAGGGAACAGTGAATTTAATAAACAGTATGTGGATAAATTTGTTGTAAAAGAAGTTTAAGGACTAAATGTCACTTATGAACATTCTTATGAAGGTGGCTGTTATTAGGAATGACAGTTAATAGTCTGTAGTGTATATATAAAGGTTTTCATGTCTTACCTTTTAAAGCAATGTCAAACAATTTTCATGCCTTAAAACAAGTTTGTGAGTGGCTGCAGGTACGTAGAGAAGAACTTTTTAGATTTCCATAAGAGCACAGTTGGTGTCTAATTAAGGACTTTTTAAGCTGAGGCAAGAGTGATTTGCAGCTCCATGCCACGTATCACTGTACCTGCTGGTGTCCAATCAAAACCGAAAGACTTGATTCATACGTCTCAGATATTCTCTTATGTTTGGATGACATGAACT containing:
- the slain1a gene encoding SLAIN motif-containing protein 1a, producing MEAEVLNPQMMADVNGNNKITSAELEVLKLQELVRKLEKQNEQLRTRANAVNNCSIGPHLQTSLSCLHGGTACSSDSFSAKYDVSSVPAPRGSAEEPFAYFQPSSASPDAAVEDSGAAGDTTVLDEVEILDLNAVLPVLEPDSWLYVSPKAKLQGHSFLSPLQWCRQVLDHPGPEVELAKMTLCHRLDQAKRWRGVSSVRPYSCIEGLSTLSCPILPYTKPAALTESSAPLPSSGQSYLQPSLPLRASCSLADRTPTFLSNSTLHNAGRRHAAITPQSSLDSEVGVSELEDDSISMSYKLQDMTDVEVMARLQEESLRQDYASTSATATATASRRSSSFSLHTLRRSQMDLEEEDEEDEGYDQLPPPQPRLFRTGSMQRGSLPHSHTFSSFRDCRRSSTTHQFSLSGHSQYSGPSSLITETQTAYTNSTDKLRRSMPNLIRAPSMPSVPSIPCLASPVNPPSHGPSSLPTMPSLRNSQSFDSSSGLARLQSSIPSPGQLSQRVQSVGSFPTTARHTLKATAYVSPTVQQGPTSTSLSTSASLNSISSSAALPQPLKPSSSISLLPQALKPTSANQSAVPRSSLPRPASFIGTSGVPRPSKITQPTRSLLTPPKSLAALSALRDGSWKDGCY